In Chaetodon trifascialis isolate fChaTrf1 chromosome 23, fChaTrf1.hap1, whole genome shotgun sequence, the following proteins share a genomic window:
- the gal3st3 gene encoding galactose-3-O-sulfotransferase 3, translated as MVQKKIFLIVVAISTVSLLLHHGGHWNWTMEAFHVGCPALRSHPAAGLKPKHTNVAFLKTHKTASSTMQNLLFRFAERNNLTVALPIQSCGHQFCYPRLFSSHFVHPHAHTPNIITNHMRFNKTEVQRLMPNDTIYITILREPVSMFESLFSYYNQYCQSFKRVSNGSLEAFLKNPRYYYRADEKDSMYAHNTLTFDLGGDKDRTKDAAYAQAFLAEVEQVFSLVMIAEYFDESLVLLRHLLSWDLDDILYVKLNMRTEGSKRNLTPGLPAKIRAWNALDALLYDHFNASLWRQLSALGLDCVAREVRLLQQAQERLMRSCFGGSTPLVRTAKQIKNKELRPWQPSGKVAIVGYDLPVNLSRGFSKEAQDLCLKLIMPEISYSQTIFRSQSLRYRRSYQTRASHQLHVPQRSTRTVLTRRPQVPHNQPPPETGSTSSSKSASGSQDQHIKLGPNSSQTQESHTKK; from the exons ATGGTGCAAAAGAAGATATTCCTGATCGTGGTTGCCATCAGCACGGTCAGTCTTCTGCTGCACCACGGGGGCCACTGGAACTG gACCATGGAGGCCTTCCACGTTGGTTGTCCTGCCCTGCGTTCTCACCCCGCCGCGGGTCTGAAACCTAAGCACACCAATGTGGCCTTCCTCAAGACCCACAAAACAGCCAGCAGCACCATGCAGAACCTGCTTTTCCGCTTCGCAGAGCGCAATAACCTCACCGTGGCATTGCCCATACAGAGCTGCGGCCACCAGTTCTGCTACCCACGTTTGTTCAGCTCCCACTTTGTCCACCCGCACGCGCATACACCAAATATCATCACCAACCACATGCGCTTCAACAAGACCGAGGTGCAGCGCCTGATGCCCAATGACACCATATATATCACGATCCTGAGAGAGCCGGTCTCCATGTTTGAATCCTTGTTCAGTTACTACAACCAGTACTGTCAGAGCTTCAAGAGGGTCAGCAATGGCTCCCTGGAGGCTTTCTTAAAGAATCCCAGGTACTACTACCGAGCAGACGAGAAGGACTCCATGTATGCACACAACACCTTGACCTTCGACTTGGGCGGAGACAAAGATCGAACAAAAGATGCGGCGTATGCGCAGGCCTTTTTGGCGGAAGTAGAGCAGGTTTTCTCCCTGGTGATGATTGCTGAGTACTTTGATGAGTCCCTGGTCCTCCTCCGCCATCTCCTCTCCTGGGATCTGGATGACATTCTGTACGTTAAGCTCAACATGCGGACAGAAGGCTCAAAGCGGAACCTGACGCCGGGCCTTCCTGCAAAGATCCGTGCCTGGAACGCCTTAGATGCGCTTCTCTATGACCACTTCAACGCCTCATTGTGGCGCCAGCTGTCAGCTCTGGGTCTAGACTGCGTGGCAAGGGAGGTGCGACTCCTTCAGCAAGCTCAGGAGAGGCTAATGAGAAGCTGTTTCGGTGGGAGTACGCCACTCGTCCGAACGGCCAAGCAAATCAAAAACAAGGAGCTCCGTCCCTGGCAGCCTAGTGGAAAAGTCGCCATCGTGGGTTACGACCTCCCGGTGAATCTCAGCCGCGGGTTCTCAAAGGAGGCCCAGGACCTCTGCCTCAAGCTCATCATGCCAGAGATCTCGTACTCACAGACAATCTTTCGTTCCCAATCACTGCGCTACCGTCGAAGCTACCAGACCCGGGCTTCACATCAGCTACACGTCCCCCAGCGGTCCACACGCACAGTCCTGACTCGGCGTCCTCAAGTGCCACACAACCAACCACCACCAGAAACAGGatccacctcctcctcaaagTCTGCTTCAGGAAGTCAGGATCAGCACATAAAGTTAGGGCCTAATTCCTCGCAGACCCAGGAATCGCACACTAAAAAATAG